A genomic stretch from Gorilla gorilla gorilla isolate KB3781 chromosome 20, NHGRI_mGorGor1-v2.1_pri, whole genome shotgun sequence includes:
- the IL11 gene encoding interleukin-11 isoform X2 — translation MSAGALGALQLPGVLTRLRADLLSYLRHVQWLRRAGGSSLKTLEPELGTLQARLDRLLRRLQLLMSRLALPQPPPDPPAPPLAPPSSAWGGIRAAHAILGGLHLTLDWAVRGLLLLKTRL, via the exons ATGAGTGCGGGGGCACTGGGAGCTCTACAG CTTCCGGGTGTGCTGACAAGGCTGCGAGCGGACCTACTGTCCTACCTGCGGCACGTGCAGTGGCTGCGCCGGGCAGGTGGCTCTTCCCTGAAGACCCTGGAGCCCGAGCTGGGCACCCTGCAGGCCCGGCTGGACCGGCTGCTGCGCCGGCTGCAGCTCCTG aTGTCCCgcctggccctgccccagccaCCCCCGGACCCGCCGGCGCCCCCGCTGGCGCCCCCCTCCTCAGCCTGGGGGGGCATCAGGGCCGCCCACGCCATCCTGGGGGGGCTGCACCTGACACTTGACTGGGCCGTGAGGGGACTGCTGCTGCTGAAGACTCGGCTGTGA
- the IL11 gene encoding interleukin-11 isoform X1: MNCVCRLVLVVLSLWPDTTVAPGPPPGPPRVSPDPRAELDSTVLLTRSLLADTRQLAAQLRDKFPADGDHNLDSLPTLAMSAGALGALQLPGVLTRLRADLLSYLRHVQWLRRAGGSSLKTLEPELGTLQARLDRLLRRLQLLMSRLALPQPPPDPPAPPLAPPSSAWGGIRAAHAILGGLHLTLDWAVRGLLLLKTRL, from the exons ATGAACT GTGTTTGCCGCCTGGTCCTGGTCGTGCTGAGCCTGTGGCCAGATACAACTGTCGCCCCTGGGCCACCACCTGGCCCCCCTCGAGTTTCCCCAGACCCTCGGGCCGAGCTGGACAGCACCGTGCTCCTGACCCGCTCTCTCCTGGCGGACACGCGGCAGCTGGCTGCACAGCTG AGGGACAAATTCCCAGCTGACGGGGACCACAACCTGGATTCCCTGCCCACCCTGGCCATGAGTGCGGGGGCACTGGGAGCTCTACAG CTTCCGGGTGTGCTGACAAGGCTGCGAGCGGACCTACTGTCCTACCTGCGGCACGTGCAGTGGCTGCGCCGGGCAGGTGGCTCTTCCCTGAAGACCCTGGAGCCCGAGCTGGGCACCCTGCAGGCCCGGCTGGACCGGCTGCTGCGCCGGCTGCAGCTCCTG aTGTCCCgcctggccctgccccagccaCCCCCGGACCCGCCGGCGCCCCCGCTGGCGCCCCCCTCCTCAGCCTGGGGGGGCATCAGGGCCGCCCACGCCATCCTGGGGGGGCTGCACCTGACACTTGACTGGGCCGTGAGGGGACTGCTGCTGCTGAAGACTCGGCTGTGA